In the Lepus europaeus isolate LE1 chromosome 18, mLepTim1.pri, whole genome shotgun sequence genome, one interval contains:
- the FDXR gene encoding NADPH:adrenodoxin oxidoreductase, mitochondrial encodes MALRCWRWWPRSAWPRTRLPFAGSSPGFGQRFSTQETTPQICVVGSGPAGFYTAQHLLKHHAQAHVDIYEKQPVPFGLVRFGVAPDHPEVKNVVSTFTQTARSQRCAFRGHVVVGRDVTVAELREAYHAVVLSYGAEDHRALDIPGERLPGVLSARAFVGWYNGLPENQALAPDLSCDTAVIVGQGNVALDVARILLTPPEHLERTDITEAALQALRQSRVKTVWIVGRRGPLQVAFTIKELREMTQLPGTRPILDPADFLGLQDRIQEVPRPRKRLMELLLRAATEQPGQEEAARRARASRAWGLRFFRSPEQVLPSADGRRAAGVRLAVTRLEGAGEATRAVPTGDTEDLPCGLVLSSVGYKSRPIDPSVPFDPKLGVIPNTEGRVVDEPGLYCSGWVKRGPTGVIATTMTDSFLTGQTLLQDLRAGLLPAGPRPGYAAIQALLSGRGVRPVSFSDWEKLDAEEVARGQGAGKPREKLVDTQEMLRLLGR; translated from the exons ATGGCTCTGCGCTGCTGGCGCTGGTGGCCACGGTCAGCGTGGCCTCGGACCCGGCTGCCTTTCGCCGGGAGCTCCCCGG GCTTCGGCCAGCGGTTCTCCACGCAGGAGACGACCCCCCAGATCTGTGTGGTGGGCAGTGGCCCGGCCGGCTTCTACACGGCCCAACATCTGCTCAAG CACCACGCCCAGGCCCACGTGGACATCTACGAGAAGCAGCCCGTGCCCTTCGGCCTGGTGCGCTTTGGTGTGGCACCTGACCACCCCGAGGTGAAG AATGTCGTGAGCACGTTCACCCAGACGGCCCGCTCCCAGCGCTGCGCCTTCCGGGGCCACGTGGTGGTGGGCAGGGACGTGACGGTGGCCGAGCTGCGGGAGGCCTACCACGCCGTGGTGCTG AGCTACGGCGCGGAGGACCATCGGGCCCTGGACATTCCCGGCGAGCGGCTGCCCGGAGTGCTCTCGGCGCGGGCCTTTGTGGGCTGGTACAACGGGCTTCCAGAGAACCAGGCG CTGGCGCCGGACCTGAGCTGTGACACGGCCGTGATTGTGGGCCAGGGGAACGTGGCCCTGGACGTGGCCCGGATCCTCCTGACGCCCCCTGAGCACCTCGAG AGAACGGACATCACGGAGGCTGCCCTGCAGGCCCTGAGGCAGAGCCGGGTGAAGACGGTGTGGATCGTGGGCCGGCGTGGACCCCTGCAAGTGGCTTTCACCATTAAG gAGCTCCGGGAGATGACCCAGTTGCCGGGAACCCGGCCCATTTTGGATCCTGCCGATTTCTTGGGcctccaggacagaatccagg AGGTGCCTCGCCCGCGGAAGCGGCTGATGGAGCTGCTGCTCCGGGCCGCCACGGAGCAGCCGGGGCAGGAGGAGGCCGCGCGCCGGGCCCGGGCCTCTCGCGCCTGGGGCCTGCGCTTCTTCCGCAGCCCGGAGCAGGTGCTGCCCTCAGCCGACGGGCGGCGGGCGGCAGGCGTCCGCCTGGCAGTCACCAGGCTGGAG GGAGCCGGCGAGGCCACCCGGGCGGTGCCCACGGGAGACACGGAGGACCTCCCCTGTGGGCTCGTGCTGAGCAGCGTCGGGTATAAGAGCCGCCCCATCGACCCCAGTGTGCCCTTTGACCCCAAACTCGGGGTCATCCCCAACACCGAGGGCCGGGTTGTGGACGAGCCAG GCCTCTACTGCAGCGGCTGGGTGAAGCGGGGACCCACGGGTGTCATCGCCACCACCATGACGGACAGCTTTCTCACCGGCCAGACGCTGCTGCAGGACCTCAGGGCTGGGCTGCTGCCCGCGGGGCCCAGGCCGGGCTACGCGGCCATCCAGGCCCTGCTCAGCGGCCGAG GGGTCCGGCCGGTCTCCTTCTCCGACTGGGAGaagctggatgctgaggaggtgGCCCGGGGCCAGGGCGCTGGGAAGCCCCGCGAGAAGCTGGTGGACACTCAGGAGATGCTGCGGCTGCTGGGGCGCTga
- the GRIN2C gene encoding glutamate receptor ionotropic, NMDA 2C isoform X1, which translates to MGGALGPALLLTWLLGAWAGLGLGQGEQAVTVAIVFGSSGLPQAQARPRLTSQNFLDLPLEIRPLTVGVNSTNPSSLLTQLCSLLGAARVHGVVFEDNVGTEAVAQLLDFISSQTHVPILSISGGSAVVLTPKEPGSAFLQLGVSLEQQLHVLFKVLEEYGWSAFAVITSLHPGHALFLEGVRAAADAGYVGWRLLDVLTLELGPGGPRARTQRLLRQLDAPVLVAYCSRDEAEVLFAEAAQAGLVGPGHVWLVPSLALGSTDTPPAAFPVGLISVVTESWRLSLRQKIRDGVAILALGAQSYRRQHGALPAPAGDCRGHAGPISPAREAFYRHLLNITWEGRDFSFSPGGYLVQPTMVVIALNRHRLWEMVGRWEHGVLHMKYPVWPRYSASLQPVVDSRHLTVATLEERPFVIVESPDPGTGGCVPNTVPCRRQSNHTFSSGDAAPYTKLCCKGFCIDILKKLAKAVKFSYDLYLVTNGKHGKRVRGVWNGMIGEVYYKRADMAIGSLTINEERSEIVDFSVPFVETGISVMVARSNGTVSPSAFLEPYSPAVWVMMFVMCLTVVAITVFMFEYFSPVSYSQNLARGKKSGGPSFTIGKSVWLLWALVFNNSVPIENPRGTTSKIMVLVWAFFAVIFLASYTANLAAFMIQEQYIDTVSGLSDKKFQRPQDQYPPFRFGTVPNGSTERNIRSNYRDMHTHMVKFNQRSVEDALTSLKMGKLDAFIYDAAVLNYMAGKDEGCKLVTIGSGKVFATTGYGIAMQKDSRWKRAIDLALLQFLGDGETQKLETVWLSGICQNEKNEVMSSKLDIDNMAGVFYMLLVAMGLALLVFAWEHLVYWKLRHSVPSASQLDFLLAFSRGIYSCFSGVQSLPSPARPPSPDLTAGSAQASVLKMLQAARDMVTTAGVSSSLDRATRTIESWGSGRRAPPPSACSAPGPAPCPCSPTPRALPEPSPRVWDTPGGSRAALGRRGPQPPCRPPTPRPQPLDVLRVSCRPTWEVRWPVPAGRGGRRFSASERRTWPERPLSPARCRYSSFPRADRSGRPFLPLFPEQDRRPRHASLPSSVADVFNRPCPGPVGGSCPACSCPSGRLPCGRLVQAQSMRLPSYREACLEGVPTWRPRQHTCLHAHAHLPFCWGAVCPHLPPCVSHSPWLTGAWGPPAHGGSRTLGLSTGYRDSGGPREAARGACGTQDFPGPCTWRRISSLESEV; encoded by the exons ATGGGTGGGGCTCTGGGGCCCGCCCTGCtgctcacctggctcctgggcgcctgggcgggcctgggcctggggcagggcgaGCAGGCTGTGACGGTCGCCATCGTGTTCGGGAGCTCCGGGCTTCCGCAGGCCCAGGCCCGGCCCCGCCTCACCTCCCAGAACTTCCTGGACCTGCCCCTGGAGATCCGGCCGCTCACCGTGGGCGTcaacagcaccaaccccagcagCCTCCTCACCCAactctgcagcctcctgggggccGCCCGCGTCCACGGCGTCGTCTTTGAGGACAACGTGGGCACCGAGGCGGTGGCTCAGCTGCTGGACTTCATCTCCTCCCAGACCCACGTGCCCATCCTTAGCATCAGCGGGGGCTCTGCTGTGGTCCTCACCCCCAAG gagCCGGGCTCCGCCTTCCTGCAGCTGGGCGTGTCCCTGGAGCAGCAGCTGCACGTGCTGTTCAAGGTGCTGGAGGAGTACGGCTGGAGCGCCTTCGCCGTCATCACCAGCCTGCACCCGGGCCACGCGCTCTTCCTCGAGGGCGTGCGCGCCGCGGCCGACGCCGGCTACGTGGGCTGGCGGCTGCTGGACGTGCTCACGCTGGAGCTGGGGCCCGGCGGGCCGCGCGCGCGCACCCAGCGCCTGCTGCGCCAGCTCGACGCGCCGGTGCTGGTGGCCTACTGCTCGCGCGACGAGGCCGAGGTGCTGTTCGCCGAGGCGGCGCAGGCCGGGCTGGTGGGGCCTGGCCACGTGTGGTTGGTGCCCAGCCTGGCGCTGGGCAGCACCGACACGCCCCCCGCCGCCTTCCCCGTGGGCCTCATCAGCGTTGTCACTGAGAGCTGGCGCCTCAGCCTGCGCCAGAAGATCCGCGACGGCGTGGCCATTCTGGCCCTGGGCGCCCAGAGCTACCGACGACAGCATGGCGCCCTGCCCGCGCCTGCCGGGGACTGCCGGGGTCATGCTGGGCCCATCAGCCCTGCCCGGGAGGCCTTCTACAG GCACTTGCTGAACATCACCTGGGAGGGCCGAGACTTCTCCTTCAGCCCCGGTGGGTACCTGGTGCAGCCCACCATGGTTGTGATCGCCCTCAACCGGCACCGCCTCTGGGAGATG GTGGGGCGCTGGGAACACGGCGTCCTCCACATGAAGTACCCGGTGTGGCCTCGCTACAGCGCCTCCCTGCAGCCGGTGGTGGACAGCCGGCACCTGACCGTGGCCACGCTGGAAGAGCGGCCCTTTGTCATCGTCGAGAGCCCCGACCCCGGCACGGGTGGCTGCGTCCCCAACACCGTGCCCTGCCGCAGGCAGAGCAACCACACCTTCAG cagcGGGGACGCCGCCCCCTACACCAAGCTGTGCTGTAAGGGCTTCTGCATCGACATCCTCAAAAAGCTGGCCAAGGCGGTCAAGTTCTCGTACGACCTGTACCTGGTGACCAACGGCAAGCACGGCAAGCGGGTGCGCGGTGTGTGGAACGGCATGATCGGGGAG GTGTATTACAAGCGGGCGGACATGGCCATCGGCTCCCTGACCATCAACGAGGAGCGCTCCGAGATCGTCGACTTCTCGGTGCCCTTCGTGGAGACCGGCATCAGTGTGATGGTGGCACGGAGCAATGGCACCGTCTCCCCCTCGGCCTTCCTGG agccctacAGCCCCGCGGTGTGGGTGATGATGTTTGTCATGTGTCTCACCGTGGTGGCCATCACCGTCTTCATGTTCGAGTACTTCAGCCCCGTGAGCTACAGCCAGAACCTCGCCAGAGGCAAGA agTCCGGGGGCCCATCTTTCACCATCGGCAAGTCCGTGTGGCTGCTGTGGGCGCTGGTCTTCAACAACTCGGTGCCCATTGAGAACCCCCGGGGCACCACCAGCAAGATCATGGTCCTGGTCTGGGCCTTCTTCGCTGTCATCTTCCTCGCCAGCTACACCGCCAACCTGGCCGCCTTCATGATCCAGGAGCAGTACATAGACACCGTGTCGGGCCTCAGTGACAAGAAG TTCCAGCGGCCTCAAGACCAGTACCCGCCCTTCCGCTTCGGCACGGTGCCCAACGGCAGCACGGAGCGCAACATCCGCAGCAACTACCGGGACATGCACACCCACATGGTCAAGTTCAACCAGCGCTCCGTGGAGGACGCGCTCACCAGCCTCAAGATGGG GAAGCTGGACGCCTTCATCTACGACGCGGCCGTGCTCAACTACATGGCGGGCAAGGACGAGGGCTGCAAGCTGGTCACCATCGGCTCCGGCAAGGTCTTCGCCACCACGGGCTACGGCATCGCCATGCAGAAGGACTCCCGCTGGAAGCGGGCCATTGACCTGGCGCTGCTGCAGTTCCTGGGGGACg gagagacccagaagctcgaGACGGTCTGGCTGTCCGGCATCTGCCAGAACGAGAAGAACGAGGTGATGAGCAGCAAGCTGGACATCGACAACATGGCGGGGGTCTTCTACATGCTGCTGGTGGCcatggggctggccctgctggtCTTCGCCTGGGAGCACCTGGTCTACTGGAAACTGCGCCACTCCGTGCCCAGCGCCTCCCAGCTGGACTTCCTGCTGGCTTTCAGCAGG GGCATCTACAGCTGCTTCAGCGGGGTGCAGAGCCTGCCCAGCCCCGCGCGGCCGCCCAGCCCCGACCTCACGGCCGGCTCGGCGCAGGCCAGCGTGCTCAAGATGCTGCAGGCGGCACGCGACATGGTGACCACGGCGGGGGTGAGCAGCTCCCTGGACCGAGCCACGCGCACCATCGAGAGCTGGGGCAGCGGGCGTCGCGCGCCCCCGCCGTCTGCCTGCTCGGCCCCCGGGCCTGCACCCTGCCCATGTTCGCCCACTCCTAGGGCGCTCCCCGAACCGAGCCCCAGGGTTTGGGATACGCCTGGCGGGAGCCGTGCCGCACTAGGGCGCAGGGGCCCGCAGCCCCCGTGCCGCCCCCCGACGCCCAGGCCGCAGCCGCTCGACGTCCTCCGGGTGTCCTGCCGGCCCACCTGGGAGGTACGGTGGCCGGTGCCGGCCGGGCGTGGTGGGCGGCGCTTCTCGGCCTCCGAGCGACGCACGTGGCCGGAGCGCCCCCTCTCCCCCGCGCGCTGCCGCTACAGCTCCTTCCCCCGGGCCGACCGGTCGGGACGCCCCTTTCTCCCACTCTtcccggag CAGGACCGGCGCCCGCGCCACGCCTCCCTGCCCAGCTCGGTGGCCGATGTCTTCAACCGGCCCTGTCCGGGGCCTGTCGGGGGCAGCTGCCCAGCCTGCTCGTGCCCCAGCGGGCGCCTGCCCTGTGGGCGCCTGGTGCAGGCACAGTCCATGCGGCTGCCCTCCTACCGGGAGGCCTGCCTGGAGGGCGTGCCCACCTGGCGGCCCAGACAGCACACCTGCCTGCACGCCCACGCCCACCTGCCATTTTGCTGGGGGGCTGTGTGCCCTCATCTCCCACCCTGTGTCAGCCACAGCCCGTGGCTCACGGGGGCTTGGGGGCCTCCGGCGCATGGGGGCAGCAGGACCCTGGGGCTGAGCACGGGCTACAGGGACAGTGGAGGGCCGAGAGAAGCCGCCAGGGGAGCCTGTGGGACACAAGACTTTCCGGGACCGTGCACCTGGAGGCGGATCTCCAGCCTGGAGTCGGAAGTGTGA
- the GRIN2C gene encoding glutamate receptor ionotropic, NMDA 2C isoform X2: MGGALGPALLLTWLLGAWAGLGLGQGEQAVTVAIVFGSSGLPQAQARPRLTSQNFLDLPLEIRPLTVGVNSTNPSSLLTQLCSLLGAARVHGVVFEDNVGTEAVAQLLDFISSQTHVPILSISGGSAVVLTPKEPGSAFLQLGVSLEQQLHVLFKVLEEYGWSAFAVITSLHPGHALFLEGVRAAADAGYVGWRLLDVLTLELGPGGPRARTQRLLRQLDAPVLVAYCSRDEAEVLFAEAAQAGLVGPGHVWLVPSLALGSTDTPPAAFPVGLISVVTESWRLSLRQKIRDGVAILALGAQSYRRQHGALPAPAGDCRGHAGPISPAREAFYRHLLNITWEGRDFSFSPGGYLVQPTMVVIALNRHRLWEMVGRWEHGVLHMKYPVWPRYSASLQPVVDSRHLTVATLEERPFVIVESPDPGTGGCVPNTVPCRRQSNHTFSSGDAAPYTKLCCKGFCIDILKKLAKAVKFSYDLYLVTNGKHGKRVRGVWNGMIGEVYYKRADMAIGSLTINEERSEIVDFSVPFVETGISVMVARSNGTVSPSAFLEPYSPAVWVMMFVMCLTVVAITVFMFEYFSPVSYSQNLARGKKSGGPSFTIGKSVWLLWALVFNNSVPIENPRGTTSKIMVLVWAFFAVIFLASYTANLAAFMIQEQYIDTVSGLSDKKFQRPQDQYPPFRFGTVPNGSTERNIRSNYRDMHTHMVKFNQRSVEDALTSLKMGKLDAFIYDAAVLNYMAGKDEGCKLVTIGSGKVFATTGYGIAMQKDSRWKRAIDLALLQFLGDGETQKLETVWLSGICQNEKNEVMSSKLDIDNMAGVFYMLLVAMGLALLVFAWEHLVYWKLRHSVPSASQLDFLLAFSRGIYSCFSGVQSLPSPARPPSPDLTAGSAQASVLKMLQAARDMVTTAGVSSSLDRATRTIESWGSGRRAPPPSACSAPGPAPCPCSPTPRALPEPSPRVWDTPGGSRAALGRRGPQPPCRPPTPRPQPLDVLRVSCRPTWEVRWPVPAGRGGRRFSASERRTWPERPLSPARCRYSSFPRADRSGRPFLPLFPEPPEPEDLPLLAPEQLARREALLRAAWAQDRRPRHASLPSSVADVFNRPCPGPVGGSCPACSCPSGRLPCGRLVQAQSMRLPSYREACLEGVPTWRPRQHTCLHAHAHLPFCWGAVCPHLPPCVSHSPWLTGAWGPPAHGGSRTLGLSTGYRDSGGPREAARGACGTQDFPGPCTWRRISSLESEV; encoded by the exons ATGGGTGGGGCTCTGGGGCCCGCCCTGCtgctcacctggctcctgggcgcctgggcgggcctgggcctggggcagggcgaGCAGGCTGTGACGGTCGCCATCGTGTTCGGGAGCTCCGGGCTTCCGCAGGCCCAGGCCCGGCCCCGCCTCACCTCCCAGAACTTCCTGGACCTGCCCCTGGAGATCCGGCCGCTCACCGTGGGCGTcaacagcaccaaccccagcagCCTCCTCACCCAactctgcagcctcctgggggccGCCCGCGTCCACGGCGTCGTCTTTGAGGACAACGTGGGCACCGAGGCGGTGGCTCAGCTGCTGGACTTCATCTCCTCCCAGACCCACGTGCCCATCCTTAGCATCAGCGGGGGCTCTGCTGTGGTCCTCACCCCCAAG gagCCGGGCTCCGCCTTCCTGCAGCTGGGCGTGTCCCTGGAGCAGCAGCTGCACGTGCTGTTCAAGGTGCTGGAGGAGTACGGCTGGAGCGCCTTCGCCGTCATCACCAGCCTGCACCCGGGCCACGCGCTCTTCCTCGAGGGCGTGCGCGCCGCGGCCGACGCCGGCTACGTGGGCTGGCGGCTGCTGGACGTGCTCACGCTGGAGCTGGGGCCCGGCGGGCCGCGCGCGCGCACCCAGCGCCTGCTGCGCCAGCTCGACGCGCCGGTGCTGGTGGCCTACTGCTCGCGCGACGAGGCCGAGGTGCTGTTCGCCGAGGCGGCGCAGGCCGGGCTGGTGGGGCCTGGCCACGTGTGGTTGGTGCCCAGCCTGGCGCTGGGCAGCACCGACACGCCCCCCGCCGCCTTCCCCGTGGGCCTCATCAGCGTTGTCACTGAGAGCTGGCGCCTCAGCCTGCGCCAGAAGATCCGCGACGGCGTGGCCATTCTGGCCCTGGGCGCCCAGAGCTACCGACGACAGCATGGCGCCCTGCCCGCGCCTGCCGGGGACTGCCGGGGTCATGCTGGGCCCATCAGCCCTGCCCGGGAGGCCTTCTACAG GCACTTGCTGAACATCACCTGGGAGGGCCGAGACTTCTCCTTCAGCCCCGGTGGGTACCTGGTGCAGCCCACCATGGTTGTGATCGCCCTCAACCGGCACCGCCTCTGGGAGATG GTGGGGCGCTGGGAACACGGCGTCCTCCACATGAAGTACCCGGTGTGGCCTCGCTACAGCGCCTCCCTGCAGCCGGTGGTGGACAGCCGGCACCTGACCGTGGCCACGCTGGAAGAGCGGCCCTTTGTCATCGTCGAGAGCCCCGACCCCGGCACGGGTGGCTGCGTCCCCAACACCGTGCCCTGCCGCAGGCAGAGCAACCACACCTTCAG cagcGGGGACGCCGCCCCCTACACCAAGCTGTGCTGTAAGGGCTTCTGCATCGACATCCTCAAAAAGCTGGCCAAGGCGGTCAAGTTCTCGTACGACCTGTACCTGGTGACCAACGGCAAGCACGGCAAGCGGGTGCGCGGTGTGTGGAACGGCATGATCGGGGAG GTGTATTACAAGCGGGCGGACATGGCCATCGGCTCCCTGACCATCAACGAGGAGCGCTCCGAGATCGTCGACTTCTCGGTGCCCTTCGTGGAGACCGGCATCAGTGTGATGGTGGCACGGAGCAATGGCACCGTCTCCCCCTCGGCCTTCCTGG agccctacAGCCCCGCGGTGTGGGTGATGATGTTTGTCATGTGTCTCACCGTGGTGGCCATCACCGTCTTCATGTTCGAGTACTTCAGCCCCGTGAGCTACAGCCAGAACCTCGCCAGAGGCAAGA agTCCGGGGGCCCATCTTTCACCATCGGCAAGTCCGTGTGGCTGCTGTGGGCGCTGGTCTTCAACAACTCGGTGCCCATTGAGAACCCCCGGGGCACCACCAGCAAGATCATGGTCCTGGTCTGGGCCTTCTTCGCTGTCATCTTCCTCGCCAGCTACACCGCCAACCTGGCCGCCTTCATGATCCAGGAGCAGTACATAGACACCGTGTCGGGCCTCAGTGACAAGAAG TTCCAGCGGCCTCAAGACCAGTACCCGCCCTTCCGCTTCGGCACGGTGCCCAACGGCAGCACGGAGCGCAACATCCGCAGCAACTACCGGGACATGCACACCCACATGGTCAAGTTCAACCAGCGCTCCGTGGAGGACGCGCTCACCAGCCTCAAGATGGG GAAGCTGGACGCCTTCATCTACGACGCGGCCGTGCTCAACTACATGGCGGGCAAGGACGAGGGCTGCAAGCTGGTCACCATCGGCTCCGGCAAGGTCTTCGCCACCACGGGCTACGGCATCGCCATGCAGAAGGACTCCCGCTGGAAGCGGGCCATTGACCTGGCGCTGCTGCAGTTCCTGGGGGACg gagagacccagaagctcgaGACGGTCTGGCTGTCCGGCATCTGCCAGAACGAGAAGAACGAGGTGATGAGCAGCAAGCTGGACATCGACAACATGGCGGGGGTCTTCTACATGCTGCTGGTGGCcatggggctggccctgctggtCTTCGCCTGGGAGCACCTGGTCTACTGGAAACTGCGCCACTCCGTGCCCAGCGCCTCCCAGCTGGACTTCCTGCTGGCTTTCAGCAGG GGCATCTACAGCTGCTTCAGCGGGGTGCAGAGCCTGCCCAGCCCCGCGCGGCCGCCCAGCCCCGACCTCACGGCCGGCTCGGCGCAGGCCAGCGTGCTCAAGATGCTGCAGGCGGCACGCGACATGGTGACCACGGCGGGGGTGAGCAGCTCCCTGGACCGAGCCACGCGCACCATCGAGAGCTGGGGCAGCGGGCGTCGCGCGCCCCCGCCGTCTGCCTGCTCGGCCCCCGGGCCTGCACCCTGCCCATGTTCGCCCACTCCTAGGGCGCTCCCCGAACCGAGCCCCAGGGTTTGGGATACGCCTGGCGGGAGCCGTGCCGCACTAGGGCGCAGGGGCCCGCAGCCCCCGTGCCGCCCCCCGACGCCCAGGCCGCAGCCGCTCGACGTCCTCCGGGTGTCCTGCCGGCCCACCTGGGAGGTACGGTGGCCGGTGCCGGCCGGGCGTGGTGGGCGGCGCTTCTCGGCCTCCGAGCGACGCACGTGGCCGGAGCGCCCCCTCTCCCCCGCGCGCTGCCGCTACAGCTCCTTCCCCCGGGCCGACCGGTCGGGACGCCCCTTTCTCCCACTCTtcccggagcccccggagccgGAGGACTTGCCGCTGCTGGCGCCCGAGCAGCTGGCCCGGCGGGAGGCTCTGCTGCGCGCCGCCTGGGCCCAGGACCGGCGCCCGCGCCACGCCTCCCTGCCCAGCTCGGTGGCCGATGTCTTCAACCGGCCCTGTCCGGGGCCTGTCGGGGGCAGCTGCCCAGCCTGCTCGTGCCCCAGCGGGCGCCTGCCCTGTGGGCGCCTGGTGCAGGCACAGTCCATGCGGCTGCCCTCCTACCGGGAGGCCTGCCTGGAGGGCGTGCCCACCTGGCGGCCCAGACAGCACACCTGCCTGCACGCCCACGCCCACCTGCCATTTTGCTGGGGGGCTGTGTGCCCTCATCTCCCACCCTGTGTCAGCCACAGCCCGTGGCTCACGGGGGCTTGGGGGCCTCCGGCGCATGGGGGCAGCAGGACCCTGGGGCTGAGCACGGGCTACAGGGACAGTGGAGGGCCGAGAGAAGCCGCCAGGGGAGCCTGTGGGACACAAGACTTTCCGGGACCGTGCACCTGGAGGCGGATCTCCAGCCTGGAGTCGGAAGTGTGA